A region from the Osmerus eperlanus chromosome 11, fOsmEpe2.1, whole genome shotgun sequence genome encodes:
- the gemin7 gene encoding gem-associated protein 7 has translation MRTPVSVLRLPRGPDPNSCGFDRSSPRFIALCQTTISASTGSEIDSVHFQQEQRVRSEMRENFMRTLIAMTNRQVQFHMYEKVKVKAKFGASDIDVLNFQVSELQTPIGVQKEALLRCQDVISYSFDV, from the coding sequence ATGAGAACTCCGGTATCTGTGCTGCGCTTGCCTCGAGGCCCCGATCCAAACAGCTGCGGTTTTGATCGTAGCTCCCCAAGGTTTATCGCCCTTTGCCAAACTACAATCTCCGCTTCTACAGGATCTGAGATAGACTCCGTTCATTTCCAACAAGAGCAGCGTGTGCGGTCTGAAATGAGAGAGAACTTCATGAGAACGCTCATAGCTATGACCAACAGACAAGTACAGTTCCACATGTACGAAAAAGTTAAAGTTAAGGCCAAGTTTGGAGCCTCGGACATTGATGTTCTAAACTTTCAGGTCTCTGAGTTGCAGACTCCTATAGGAGTCCAGAAAGAAGCGCTCCTCAGATGCCAAGACGTAATCTCTTACTCGTTTGATGTTTGA